Proteins from one Lacrimispora sphenoides genomic window:
- a CDS encoding carbamoyl phosphate synthase small subunit yields MKAFLILEDGTVFTGSSIGSTQEVISEIVFNTSMTGYLEVLTDPSYAGQAVVMTYPLIGNYGICHEDMESLKPWPDGYIVRELSRIPSNFRSGDTLQHFLNEHNIPGISGIDTRALTKILREKGTMNGMITTNESFDLDEVILRMKTYSVTGVVEKATCREKYVLPGGGKKVALLDLGAKKNIARSLQERGCEVIVYPAAAKAEEILSGCPDGIMLSNGPGDPKECVEIIEEIKKLYESNVPIFAICLGHQLMALATGADTHKLKYGHRGGNHPVKDLETGRVYISSQNHGYVVDVDTIDPSVAVPAFINVNDGTNEGLKYTNKNIFTVQYHPEACPGPQDSSYLFDRFIKMMEVGK; encoded by the coding sequence ATGAAAGCTTTTTTAATACTGGAAGACGGTACTGTGTTTACAGGATCGAGCATCGGTTCAACCCAGGAAGTGATCAGTGAGATCGTATTCAATACTTCCATGACAGGTTATTTAGAAGTCCTAACCGACCCCTCCTATGCGGGGCAGGCGGTTGTAATGACTTACCCCCTGATTGGTAATTACGGTATATGTCATGAAGACATGGAATCATTAAAACCTTGGCCGGATGGCTACATTGTCAGAGAATTATCTAGAATTCCCAGCAACTTTAGAAGCGGGGATACCCTTCAGCATTTCTTAAATGAACACAACATTCCAGGTATCAGTGGTATCGATACGAGAGCCCTTACAAAAATTCTAAGAGAAAAAGGAACCATGAACGGCATGATCACTACGAATGAAAGTTTTGATCTTGACGAAGTCATTTTGCGTATGAAAACATATTCTGTGACTGGTGTGGTGGAGAAAGCTACCTGCAGGGAGAAATATGTTCTTCCCGGCGGTGGGAAAAAGGTAGCTCTTCTGGACCTTGGAGCTAAGAAAAATATTGCCCGCTCCTTACAGGAGAGAGGTTGTGAGGTGATCGTTTACCCTGCAGCGGCGAAAGCAGAAGAGATCCTCTCCGGCTGTCCTGACGGAATCATGTTATCCAACGGGCCTGGGGATCCCAAGGAATGTGTGGAGATTATTGAAGAGATAAAGAAATTATACGAATCCAATGTGCCGATTTTTGCCATCTGCCTGGGACATCAGCTCATGGCACTCGCCACAGGTGCGGATACCCATAAGCTGAAATACGGCCACAGGGGCGGCAATCACCCGGTAAAGGATTTAGAAACCGGACGGGTGTATATCTCCTCTCAGAATCACGGCTATGTAGTCGATGTGGATACCATTGATCCGTCAGTGGCCGTTCCTGCCTTTATCAATGTAAATGACGGGACCAATGAGGGACTGAAATATACAAACAAAAACATATTTACTGTGCAGTACCACCCGGAGGCCTGCCCGGGTCCCCAGGATTCCAGCTACTTATTCGACCGGTTTATAAAAATGATGGAGGTGGGAAAATAA